In the genome of Paenibacillus sp. FSL R5-0766, one region contains:
- a CDS encoding DUF1343 domain-containing protein — protein sequence MGQLNGTEQIPAVKTGVDLLSGGLSHPWITGNRIGLITNPTGITADFVSTIDVCVGLANTEFTALYACEHGLSGELQAGVRFGDMLHPRLDIPVFSLYGDYKKPTPAMLAGVDTVLFDIQDVGIRYYTYASTLFHMMDACAGAGKRMLILDRPNPLGGNVVEGGVLNAGYESLVGAWRVPVRTGLTIGELALMVNSEMDVPCELDVVTMEGWQRSMEFADCGLPWMLPSPNMPTLDSVRVYAGTCLFEGTNVSEGRGTTRPFEWIGAPWIEGERLAERFREYKLEGVHVHPVYMSPTFSKHAGELCGGVRIFVTDSRKFRAVETGLVLLHELVSLYPEQFCWLEPPEPGSRYFIDLLAGGKVVRETIHDRVEFIRLIESWNVQAAEWKERRKPFLLYQ from the coding sequence ATGGGTCAGTTGAATGGGACTGAGCAGATCCCGGCTGTAAAAACGGGAGTTGATCTTCTGTCCGGAGGGCTATCGCATCCGTGGATAACGGGTAATCGAATCGGTCTAATTACAAACCCGACTGGTATTACAGCGGATTTTGTATCGACAATAGATGTGTGCGTCGGACTGGCTAATACCGAGTTTACAGCGCTCTATGCCTGTGAGCACGGACTGAGTGGAGAGCTTCAGGCGGGTGTCAGATTCGGAGACATGCTTCATCCACGTCTGGACATTCCGGTGTTCAGCCTGTATGGAGATTACAAGAAACCTACGCCTGCAATGCTGGCTGGAGTGGATACGGTGCTGTTCGACATTCAGGATGTGGGTATCCGTTATTACACGTATGCCTCAACCTTGTTTCATATGATGGATGCCTGTGCTGGAGCAGGCAAACGGATGCTGATTCTGGACCGTCCCAATCCGCTGGGTGGAAACGTTGTGGAAGGCGGTGTGCTGAACGCGGGGTATGAATCACTCGTTGGCGCTTGGCGTGTACCTGTACGTACCGGATTGACGATAGGTGAACTCGCCCTGATGGTCAACAGCGAGATGGATGTACCTTGCGAATTGGACGTGGTTACCATGGAAGGATGGCAGCGCTCCATGGAGTTTGCGGATTGTGGTCTTCCCTGGATGTTACCCTCTCCCAATATGCCCACGCTGGACAGTGTGCGGGTATATGCGGGTACGTGCCTGTTCGAAGGCACTAATGTATCGGAGGGCAGGGGCACGACTCGCCCATTCGAGTGGATTGGAGCCCCCTGGATTGAGGGTGAGCGTTTGGCGGAACGATTTCGGGAATACAAGCTGGAAGGTGTGCATGTGCATCCAGTGTACATGTCGCCAACATTCTCCAAACATGCAGGTGAGCTGTGTGGTGGTGTAAGGATTTTTGTAACGGACAGCAGGAAATTTCGGGCGGTAGAGACAGGGTTGGTGCTTTTGCATGAACTGGTGTCACTCTATCCCGAGCAATTCTGCTGGCTGGAGCCGCCAGAGCCAGGTTCGAGGTACTTTATCGACCTGCTGGCAGGGGGGAAGGTAGTCAGGGAAACCATTCATGACCGTGTTGAATTCATTCGTTTAATCGAATCGTGGAATGTACAGGCAGCGGAATGGAAGGAGCGGCGAAAGCCGTTTTTGTTATATCAATGA
- a CDS encoding sugar ABC transporter permease, whose translation MQTALAPKPSVPRTSRVARFWRDYGWAYLFILAPVLLFLIFTLYPVLTALVMSFQKYNIMNSTWVGLDNYERLVKDETFWKSIKNTVIFTVGTVPVNILITFVLSYFIYQMKSKWQTFFKATMYLPAVASGVTISIVWLAIFDPTDSGLLNRFIGLFGLDPVIWLGQSGTALFSLILMNWLGSHGAGIILYLAAMGGIPKSLYEAADIDHASGWTQFSKITWPLLKPTTLYLLVTGVITSFQVFISVYLMTQGGPNFATTTIAYLIYETAFKFYEFGLASAQSFVLAIIIIVISVIQFKYFSSDIEY comes from the coding sequence ATGCAGACCGCCCTTGCGCCAAAACCGTCAGTGCCCCGGACTTCCCGGGTTGCCCGGTTTTGGCGAGACTACGGGTGGGCGTATTTGTTTATTTTGGCGCCTGTCCTGCTGTTTCTCATTTTTACACTGTATCCTGTTCTGACGGCTCTTGTGATGAGCTTCCAGAAATACAACATTATGAACTCAACGTGGGTAGGGTTGGATAACTACGAGCGACTGGTGAAGGATGAGACGTTCTGGAAGTCGATTAAAAATACAGTCATCTTCACCGTAGGCACAGTCCCGGTCAATATTCTCATTACATTTGTACTGTCCTATTTCATCTATCAGATGAAAAGTAAATGGCAGACATTTTTCAAAGCTACCATGTATCTGCCTGCGGTAGCCTCCGGGGTGACCATCTCCATTGTATGGCTGGCGATCTTTGACCCGACGGATTCAGGACTGCTTAACCGCTTCATCGGCTTGTTCGGCTTGGATCCGGTGATCTGGCTGGGCCAGTCGGGAACGGCACTCTTTTCTCTCATTCTGATGAACTGGCTTGGATCGCACGGAGCGGGCATTATTCTGTATCTGGCAGCCATGGGTGGTATTCCGAAATCGCTGTACGAAGCGGCGGATATTGATCATGCCAGCGGCTGGACCCAGTTCAGCAAGATTACATGGCCGCTGCTCAAACCAACGACGCTGTATCTGCTCGTCACGGGTGTCATTACATCCTTCCAGGTGTTTATCTCGGTATATCTGATGACACAGGGTGGACCAAACTTTGCGACAACTACAATCGCTTATCTGATCTATGAGACGGCATTCAAGTTCTATGAGTTCGGATTGGCTTCGGCTCAGTCGTTTGTACTGGCGATTATCATCATTGTCATCTCCGTCATACAGTTCAAATATTTCTCCAGCGATATTGAGTATTAG
- the nagZ gene encoding beta-N-acetylhexosaminidase: protein MSGPKELYQSKLKKMTLREKIGQMLLCGFHGTEAAGDVEPFLRKYPIGGVIYFARNVESPEQVERLSSGLQQIAKSSGNVPLWISIDQEGGMVARITEGITLMPGPMAIAAAGSIDDAYQAAYISGLELKSMGINMNFAPVLDVNNNAANPVIGVRSFGESPQSVAEYGARTIAGIQDAGIAATAKHFPGHGDTDTDSHLDLPIITHDRERVERLELIPFRAAIAEGVDAMMSAHIYFPALEPERLPVTLSQTVLSGLLRQELGYQGMIVTDCMEMDAIAVNYGTVDAAVMAVEAGADLVLISHTAKLQAEAFEALLAAVRSGRISERRIDESVNRLLMYKAKRGLLESGMGGADEDEVYGVVLNASLPKASNAPALSNGLERNSSLHQEVARRISENSITLVRDQLNMLPLKPERTLVITVATSVTTIADEQLTQTFTLGSALSDYGLDVVDLTVTPEEVAIRSARLLQAAEADDIRQIVVGTYNAGSPSGDPQCRLIGWIQQLGKPLAVVALRSPYDLLALPDAEVYVAAYESRPLAMDSVAQALMGRIPFAGKLPVTLKQTDDERADVS from the coding sequence ATGAGTGGGCCAAAAGAGTTATACCAGTCGAAGCTGAAAAAGATGACCTTGCGTGAGAAAATCGGGCAAATGCTGCTTTGTGGCTTTCATGGCACCGAAGCTGCTGGCGATGTGGAACCCTTTCTCCGAAAGTATCCAATCGGTGGCGTGATCTATTTTGCGCGCAACGTTGAGTCGCCAGAGCAGGTAGAGCGGTTATCGTCAGGGCTACAGCAGATTGCCAAAAGCAGCGGTAATGTGCCGCTCTGGATATCCATTGATCAGGAGGGCGGCATGGTTGCTCGAATTACCGAAGGGATAACCTTGATGCCTGGACCAATGGCAATTGCCGCTGCCGGTTCCATTGACGATGCATATCAGGCGGCATATATCAGTGGGTTGGAGCTGAAGTCCATGGGCATTAACATGAACTTTGCTCCGGTATTGGATGTGAACAATAACGCGGCCAATCCGGTCATCGGTGTACGCTCATTCGGCGAATCTCCACAATCCGTTGCAGAATATGGAGCCAGAACCATTGCGGGAATACAGGACGCTGGGATTGCAGCGACAGCCAAGCACTTCCCGGGGCATGGGGATACGGATACCGATTCCCATCTGGACCTCCCAATCATCACTCATGATCGTGAACGGGTAGAGCGCCTGGAGTTGATTCCATTCCGAGCCGCTATCGCCGAAGGTGTCGATGCCATGATGTCGGCGCATATTTATTTTCCTGCACTGGAGCCAGAGCGTCTGCCCGTAACGCTATCACAAACCGTATTAAGCGGTCTGCTTCGCCAGGAACTGGGTTATCAGGGCATGATCGTGACAGATTGCATGGAGATGGATGCTATTGCCGTGAACTATGGCACTGTCGATGCTGCCGTAATGGCGGTAGAGGCCGGGGCAGATCTGGTGTTAATTAGCCATACGGCTAAGCTTCAAGCAGAAGCATTTGAAGCATTGTTAGCAGCTGTGAGGAGTGGGCGGATTAGCGAGAGACGTATCGATGAGTCGGTGAATCGCTTGCTGATGTACAAGGCGAAGCGTGGTTTGTTGGAGAGTGGAATGGGCGGTGCAGATGAGGATGAAGTGTATGGTGTAGTATTGAATGCATCATTGCCAAAGGCATCAAACGCTCCTGCTCTATCCAATGGGTTGGAGCGCAACAGTTCATTACACCAAGAGGTTGCCCGCCGTATTAGCGAGAACAGTATCACACTGGTGCGCGATCAGCTGAATATGCTGCCATTGAAGCCGGAACGCACGCTGGTCATAACGGTTGCCACGTCCGTGACAACAATTGCTGACGAACAGCTGACTCAGACGTTCACCTTGGGCTCAGCTTTATCCGACTATGGTCTGGATGTTGTCGATCTGACGGTCACGCCCGAGGAAGTTGCCATTCGTTCCGCCCGTCTGCTTCAGGCAGCGGAAGCAGATGACATTCGGCAGATTGTGGTGGGAACCTACAATGCGGGAAGTCCCTCCGGCGATCCGCAGTGCAGGCTGATTGGTTGGATACAGCAATTGGGTAAACCACTGGCTGTTGTGGCATTGCGAAGCCCCTATGATCTGCTGGCGCTCCCGGATGCCGAGGTCTATGTAGCGGCTTACGAGAGCCGGCCACTTGCCATGGATAGCGTCGCTCAGGCGCTGATGGGGCGCATTCCTTTTGCGGGGAAACTTCCTGTAACATTAAAGCAGACAGATGATGAAAGAGCGGATGTCTCCTAG
- a CDS encoding methyl-accepting chemotaxis protein: MKKRIRNWFSLTVKKRLIAALLLFLIVPSITVGWLSYQKAADQVKMEIIRSAQAKTEMLSLQINQMLDMEKDNAAQMAAGITSNDIITKSPALQRQMDRMSQNHKELGVLTAGSEDGSWMKSPESEEQNYDPRERSWYKMGMSQDEPVISDTFQSASTGEWVVTAAVKLADGKGVFGANVSLNHLKESVDQIRIGKEGKLYMLDNGGKFLFHYNIDSGTQSDESYINEMYTKESGTVKYTYDGREVEAVYFTNPVTGWKIVGEMVPSEATEAVMPILIRSITIVASALVIGLILLVFIIRSIHRPLLQLTQAASQVSAGDLTVRVGLQRKDEFGQLGESFDMMTTSLRSVLGEVHDTSSQLAASSEELMASSEQTSKATEQVAELMQDAAAGTTLQNNSLAATGQLVGEMSIGVKEISSSAEDTARIALDASTKSEAGMVTVEEAVTHIQQVNDESKAMSVVIEDLRAKNEEILVIVAEITAIAKQTNILALNASIEASRAGEQGRGFAVVANEVKTLAHSSGASAERINELMHEMQEKTNAVQSTFARTGEGMVKSSQMVTEAGEAFHNIRTAVQLVAAQAGEVSTASRQIDGGMSHVNKAVSDTMVLSDRIASGTEDGSAAAQEQLATMEEVAASSAALSRMAEDLQSMIERFKL; this comes from the coding sequence ATGAAGAAAAGGATTCGAAATTGGTTTTCTTTAACCGTAAAAAAACGCCTGATTGCTGCATTGCTCCTGTTCCTGATAGTACCGAGCATTACCGTGGGATGGTTGTCTTATCAAAAAGCTGCTGACCAGGTTAAAATGGAAATTATTCGTTCCGCACAGGCCAAAACAGAAATGCTTAGTCTGCAGATAAATCAAATGCTCGATATGGAGAAGGATAACGCAGCGCAGATGGCTGCGGGTATTACTTCAAACGATATTATTACTAAATCCCCTGCACTGCAAAGGCAGATGGATCGGATGTCTCAGAATCATAAGGAACTGGGTGTACTTACCGCAGGTTCCGAAGATGGTAGCTGGATGAAGTCCCCTGAATCCGAGGAACAGAATTATGATCCTCGAGAACGTTCATGGTATAAGATGGGCATGTCCCAGGATGAACCGGTAATCTCGGATACGTTCCAGTCGGCTTCGACGGGCGAATGGGTTGTGACCGCAGCGGTCAAGCTGGCTGACGGCAAAGGGGTATTCGGAGCCAATGTCAGTCTCAATCATCTGAAAGAATCCGTTGATCAGATTCGCATCGGTAAAGAGGGAAAACTGTACATGCTGGATAACGGGGGTAAATTCCTGTTCCACTACAATATTGATTCCGGCACACAGTCGGATGAAAGCTACATTAATGAGATGTATACGAAGGAAAGTGGAACGGTGAAGTATACATATGATGGTCGCGAAGTGGAAGCTGTGTATTTCACTAATCCGGTGACGGGTTGGAAAATTGTTGGTGAGATGGTTCCTTCGGAAGCAACGGAAGCTGTAATGCCAATTTTGATCCGTTCAATTACGATTGTGGCATCTGCATTGGTTATTGGGTTGATTTTGCTTGTATTCATTATCCGCAGCATTCACCGTCCATTGCTGCAATTAACGCAGGCAGCATCCCAAGTTAGCGCAGGGGATCTAACAGTACGTGTAGGTTTGCAGCGTAAGGATGAGTTCGGACAGCTTGGAGAAAGCTTCGATATGATGACGACTTCACTACGTAGTGTGCTTGGAGAAGTACATGATACGTCCAGCCAGCTGGCGGCATCTTCTGAAGAACTGATGGCAAGTTCCGAGCAGACATCCAAAGCCACAGAACAGGTGGCCGAACTGATGCAGGATGCAGCTGCGGGAACAACTTTGCAGAACAATAGTCTTGCTGCTACAGGTCAACTCGTGGGCGAAATGTCCATTGGAGTTAAAGAGATCTCATCAAGTGCTGAAGACACCGCTCGTATCGCTCTGGATGCTTCCACCAAGTCGGAAGCGGGTATGGTTACCGTGGAAGAAGCGGTTACCCATATTCAACAGGTGAATGATGAGAGCAAAGCCATGTCTGTGGTCATTGAGGATTTGCGCGCGAAAAATGAAGAGATTCTTGTGATTGTGGCCGAGATTACGGCCATTGCCAAGCAGACGAACATTCTTGCTTTGAATGCATCCATTGAAGCTTCAAGAGCTGGAGAGCAAGGGCGCGGATTCGCGGTTGTAGCCAACGAAGTGAAGACACTGGCTCACAGTTCAGGCGCCTCAGCTGAGCGGATTAATGAGCTTATGCATGAGATGCAGGAGAAAACCAATGCGGTGCAATCCACCTTTGCCCGTACGGGAGAAGGTATGGTGAAGAGTTCGCAGATGGTTACAGAAGCGGGCGAAGCATTCCACAACATTCGGACTGCGGTACAGTTGGTGGCTGCACAAGCTGGAGAAGTATCCACGGCTTCCCGTCAAATTGATGGTGGCATGAGTCATGTCAACAAGGCAGTAAGTGATACAATGGTTCTGTCGGACAGAATTGCCTCTGGAACGGAAGATGGATCAGCGGCGGCTCAAGAGCAGTTGGCTACAATGGAAGAGGTTGCAGCTTCTTCGGCAGCATTGTCACGTATGGCTGAAGATCTGCAAAGCATGATTGAACGGTTTAAGTTGTAA
- a CDS encoding serine hydrolase, protein MFRILLALILCAGPILGQTGITASAAQATQAVHIEVNGEQQSWKNAPLIIKGSTFVPLRDVVTSVKGTLKWDNRTKTATITVGRDKLVHQAGSNSIKVNKVDLATGVNSRTVNGTLMVPVRAMANAIKADIKVQRTATGQMSVNMVTDQVSLLNSEVASVDTYLREINYPGMALIARDGEVLLKQGYGLADEQTLNRPDQKTRIASLSKSFTAASILSLVEDGKINVQDPISKYISGIPKGDQITLHMLLSQTSGLPSAFGRGEGTSMEETVEEIRHKTLKFEPGSAYLYSNSGYVLLAYVVEQVSGMSYADYVQQTILKPLGMKNSGEASRKVHTISGFVQEDNAWVTAPYYVSQSGSGTIYSTVDDMLKWDRALYTDQILSQDTIEQMYEPYSDKNYGYAWILKENGAKRTVFHNGSGGGFATAFSRNLSDDITIILLGNHAGMDMTSLLDEVEAQTAKALQLQ, encoded by the coding sequence ATGTTCCGCATTCTGTTAGCGCTCATCCTGTGCGCAGGCCCGATTCTGGGACAAACCGGTATCACGGCATCCGCAGCACAGGCGACGCAAGCAGTTCACATTGAAGTGAATGGTGAGCAACAATCCTGGAAGAACGCACCACTTATCATCAAAGGTTCAACCTTTGTTCCACTGCGGGATGTGGTCACATCGGTTAAAGGCACGTTGAAATGGGATAATCGCACCAAGACGGCTACCATTACCGTTGGCAGAGACAAGCTGGTCCATCAGGCTGGCAGCAATTCCATTAAAGTAAACAAGGTCGATCTAGCTACAGGTGTGAATTCACGTACCGTTAACGGTACGTTGATGGTACCTGTCCGGGCCATGGCTAATGCAATCAAGGCAGACATCAAGGTCCAGCGCACAGCTACAGGTCAGATGAGCGTAAATATGGTAACCGATCAAGTCAGCCTACTGAACAGCGAGGTTGCCAGCGTGGATACGTATCTGCGCGAGATCAACTATCCAGGTATGGCTCTGATCGCCCGCGATGGTGAAGTACTTCTAAAGCAAGGCTACGGACTTGCCGATGAACAGACGCTGAATCGCCCGGATCAGAAGACCCGAATCGCATCGCTGAGCAAATCCTTCACGGCCGCGTCCATTCTGAGCCTGGTTGAGGATGGTAAGATTAATGTGCAAGATCCAATCTCCAAGTATATCTCCGGTATACCGAAAGGAGATCAGATCACGCTGCATATGCTGTTATCCCAGACTTCAGGTCTGCCATCCGCATTTGGTCGGGGTGAAGGAACTTCTATGGAAGAGACTGTAGAAGAGATTCGTCACAAAACGCTGAAGTTTGAACCGGGGAGTGCCTATCTGTACAGCAACAGCGGTTATGTTTTGCTTGCATACGTCGTTGAACAGGTATCTGGCATGAGTTATGCCGACTACGTGCAGCAGACGATACTGAAGCCACTTGGTATGAAGAATTCGGGAGAGGCTTCCCGTAAAGTACACACGATTAGTGGTTTTGTTCAAGAAGATAACGCATGGGTAACTGCGCCTTACTATGTGTCTCAATCCGGATCAGGAACCATCTATTCCACGGTGGACGATATGCTGAAATGGGATCGTGCGCTCTATACAGACCAGATTCTAAGCCAGGATACGATTGAACAGATGTATGAGCCTTATTCTGATAAAAACTATGGCTACGCCTGGATTCTCAAAGAGAATGGCGCAAAGCGTACCGTCTTTCATAACGGTAGTGGCGGCGGGTTTGCCACAGCCTTTTCACGTAATCTGTCCGATGATATCACGATTATCCTGCTCGGCAACCACGCAGGTATGGACATGACTTCACTTTTGGATGAAGTTGAGGCACAGACAGCCAAAGCCCTGCAATTGCAATAA
- the ugpC gene encoding sn-glycerol-3-phosphate ABC transporter ATP-binding protein UgpC encodes MARVEFRQVRKEFKDDHKGTFTAVAGSDFVIEDKEFVVFVGPSGCGKTTSLRMIAGLEKQTSGDIVIGDRLVNDLHPKDRDIAMVFQDYALYPHMTIRENLSFGLKNLKKPKSYIDEQVQNAASILGLEAMLERKPRELSGGQRQRVAVGRAIVRDPQVFLFDEPLSNLDAKLRVQMRVELGELHKRLGATIVYVTHDQVEAMTLGERIVVMNHGDIQQVASPKELYASPRNMFVAGFIGSPAMNFIDARIEGTQVVVDGASFTLPADVLARLQSHQGKPVIMGLRPEHIFGDDVAPNIPTDHMLQARVQVVEHLGSENLVYFHSGARTVTAKVHPETHAYVGMDKNFVLDLRKAHFFDPETELAIGRE; translated from the coding sequence ATGGCACGCGTGGAGTTTCGCCAAGTGCGCAAAGAATTCAAAGACGATCATAAAGGAACGTTCACGGCTGTGGCCGGCTCGGACTTTGTTATAGAAGATAAGGAATTCGTAGTGTTTGTGGGTCCTTCGGGCTGTGGCAAGACAACGTCACTGCGGATGATTGCCGGACTTGAAAAGCAAACAAGCGGTGATATTGTGATCGGTGACCGGCTAGTTAACGATCTGCATCCGAAGGATCGGGATATCGCGATGGTGTTTCAGGATTATGCACTCTATCCGCATATGACCATCCGTGAGAATCTTTCCTTTGGCCTGAAAAACCTGAAAAAGCCAAAGTCCTATATTGATGAACAGGTGCAGAATGCGGCCTCCATTCTTGGACTGGAAGCGATGCTGGAGCGCAAACCACGCGAGCTGTCTGGTGGTCAGCGCCAGCGTGTTGCAGTGGGACGGGCGATCGTCCGTGATCCGCAGGTGTTTTTATTCGACGAACCACTGTCCAATCTGGATGCCAAGTTGCGGGTACAGATGCGGGTGGAGTTGGGTGAGCTGCATAAACGTCTCGGTGCCACGATTGTGTACGTGACGCATGATCAGGTAGAAGCCATGACACTTGGGGAACGCATCGTGGTCATGAATCATGGAGATATTCAGCAGGTGGCTTCACCGAAAGAACTGTATGCGAGTCCGCGGAATATGTTTGTTGCCGGATTTATCGGTTCTCCGGCGATGAACTTCATTGATGCCCGGATTGAAGGCACGCAGGTTGTCGTGGACGGTGCATCATTCACCTTGCCAGCAGATGTACTCGCTCGTCTTCAGAGTCATCAAGGTAAGCCGGTGATTATGGGTCTGCGTCCAGAGCATATTTTTGGTGACGATGTTGCTCCGAATATCCCGACAGACCACATGCTGCAGGCGCGAGTTCAGGTTGTAGAACATCTGGGCTCCGAAAATTTGGTGTATTTCCATTCCGGTGCTCGTACTGTTACGGCCAAGGTTCACCCGGAAACACATGCTTATGTAGGTATGGACAAAAATTTTGTACTGGACCTGCGTAAGGCACACTTTTTCGATCCAGAGACGGAGCTTGCGATTGGACGGGAGTAA
- a CDS encoding carbohydrate ABC transporter permease, with translation MKSTQKKILLVVASILLVVWALVTVIPMYWMLVGSVQDSAMSASFKPQMIPEQLSLSPYERFFAKTDAWRWLYNSLLISIILTVTNVFFASLAGYAFAKLKFPGSQAVFWTLLGTMMIPAQVTLIPLYILMVNVFDLGDTYTAIILPAAVSVGNIFLMKQFMSTLPTSLIHAARIDACSEFGIFWKVILPMAKPGIAVLAIFTFVASWNEFFWPFLITNSNEMRTIQVGLASFVFAESTDFGAMMAGATIGALPMIILFFSLQRYFLQGITIGAVKG, from the coding sequence ATGAAATCAACACAGAAAAAGATACTGCTCGTTGTTGCATCCATTCTGCTGGTGGTCTGGGCGCTGGTGACGGTCATTCCGATGTATTGGATGCTCGTTGGTTCGGTGCAGGATAGTGCGATGTCGGCTTCGTTTAAACCACAGATGATTCCGGAGCAGTTGTCGTTATCACCATATGAGCGCTTTTTTGCCAAAACCGATGCCTGGCGCTGGCTGTACAATTCGCTGCTCATCTCGATCATTCTGACCGTAACAAATGTATTCTTCGCCTCCCTGGCGGGATATGCGTTCGCCAAACTGAAGTTTCCGGGTAGTCAGGCGGTATTCTGGACGTTGCTTGGGACCATGATGATTCCGGCGCAGGTGACGCTGATTCCTTTGTACATTCTGATGGTCAACGTGTTTGACCTGGGAGATACGTATACGGCCATTATTCTGCCTGCTGCCGTAAGCGTAGGGAATATATTCCTGATGAAGCAGTTCATGTCTACGCTGCCCACATCGCTGATCCATGCGGCTCGTATTGATGCATGCAGTGAGTTCGGCATCTTCTGGAAAGTCATTCTGCCGATGGCAAAGCCGGGAATCGCGGTGCTGGCGATATTCACGTTTGTGGCTTCGTGGAACGAATTCTTCTGGCCGTTCCTCATTACCAATTCCAACGAGATGCGTACCATTCAGGTGGGGTTGGCCTCGTTTGTATTTGCCGAATCAACCGACTTCGGCGCAATGATGGCGGGGGCAACAATAGGTGCGCTGCCCATGATCATTCTGTTTTTCTCACTTCAGCGTTATTTCCTACAGGGCATTACGATCGGTGCAGTAAAAGGTTAA
- a CDS encoding extracellular solute-binding protein, with translation MKKKGLVWAMLLMMVWVTACGNSGGAASDDPNADDTVTVWTYPVHGTYEDELKDLISDFNKEHPNITVKTEMLSWAEGPKKFDVALNAGNPPDLYFHSVDGTYVNTGLALELDNYLTPEIKDDYLPGTLDLGQIQGKQYGLPLYQFQWAWGGNKRILEEAGIDWKSIQQNGWTWSEFNDAAAKLTKTLDGGAKQYALVTDGTSLDFIEMLSRNNGMIDVLDKDGTFQWNDGRILDTLSFIKNLMDQGYMPKETAALAPAKRTDMFYAGETAIISKAIPYYDVMIQNRNKDIDDGKVQGEKIDFVLLPVPHNDDQPAATTMGGEGYVAFKQKKDKGEQHAKNTFLVMEALSGAKAGNSANELALPFVRQSQVELFKGKELGQPDNLAAAKVMAENIAMPVVLELDIDKASQQKQFKEQVVKPNIQALFSGEKSPEQIAEDFKSKGQQMFGQ, from the coding sequence ATGAAAAAGAAGGGTCTGGTATGGGCAATGTTGTTGATGATGGTCTGGGTTACAGCTTGTGGGAATAGCGGAGGTGCTGCTTCGGATGACCCGAATGCCGATGATACGGTAACGGTATGGACCTATCCTGTACATGGCACATATGAAGATGAACTGAAGGATCTAATCTCTGATTTCAATAAAGAACACCCGAACATTACCGTGAAGACGGAAATGCTCTCCTGGGCGGAAGGGCCCAAAAAATTCGATGTCGCTTTGAACGCGGGCAACCCGCCGGATCTTTACTTTCATAGTGTAGACGGCACATATGTGAATACGGGATTGGCACTTGAGCTGGACAACTACCTGACACCTGAGATCAAGGACGACTACCTGCCGGGTACGCTTGATTTAGGCCAGATTCAGGGGAAACAGTACGGACTGCCGTTGTATCAATTCCAATGGGCATGGGGTGGTAACAAACGCATTCTGGAGGAAGCAGGCATTGATTGGAAGTCCATTCAGCAAAATGGCTGGACCTGGTCCGAATTCAACGATGCTGCTGCCAAGCTAACCAAAACGCTGGATGGCGGGGCCAAGCAATATGCACTGGTTACCGACGGAACCTCGCTTGACTTCATTGAAATGCTGTCCCGGAACAATGGGATGATTGATGTTCTTGATAAAGACGGCACGTTCCAATGGAATGATGGGCGCATTCTGGATACTCTCTCTTTTATCAAAAACCTGATGGATCAAGGGTATATGCCGAAGGAAACGGCGGCTCTCGCTCCAGCGAAACGGACGGATATGTTCTACGCGGGGGAAACGGCGATTATCTCCAAAGCGATTCCTTATTATGATGTGATGATTCAGAACCGCAACAAGGACATCGATGATGGCAAGGTGCAGGGAGAGAAGATTGATTTTGTCCTGTTGCCTGTACCGCATAATGATGATCAACCTGCAGCAACAACGATGGGCGGCGAAGGGTATGTAGCCTTCAAACAGAAAAAGGACAAGGGCGAACAGCATGCCAAAAATACGTTCCTGGTGATGGAGGCGCTTAGTGGTGCCAAAGCAGGGAACTCGGCCAATGAACTGGCGCTTCCATTCGTAAGACAGTCCCAGGTCGAACTGTTTAAAGGAAAAGAACTTGGTCAACCGGATAATCTGGCTGCTGCAAAAGTCATGGCAGAGAATATTGCGATGCCGGTTGTACTGGAACTGGATATCGACAAAGCATCCCAGCAAAAACAATTCAAGGAACAGGTTGTGAAGCCAAACATCCAGGCGCTGTTCTCGGGAGAAAAATCACCAGAGCAGATCGCAGAAGACTTCAAGAGCAAAGGCCAGCAGATGTTTGGACAATAA